From Pontibacillus yanchengensis, the proteins below share one genomic window:
- a CDS encoding DUF4317 domain-containing protein, whose translation MDKKDIAGIRKQMKVDHDLMKISDIFNVYIMKETTEIFHHQSQPFEMLDRDQQELFMNNFKKVLTGQLDEKLFELKFQREAENHTQLILHKGLLSSDVEDWKQQMLHMTEKMIQDQPYEKDVVITFIRAEYLKPTKRRNEEAEESERDTVYSHPFILCSVNKTQEPKKEWLFDYVEKEFKYNIDVDPVIDLNTPMGGFLFPTFTNHTADVNHILYAAGKAHEPDPHFIEEVLNGEEPMTAKEDKAVFEEVIRGVVGDELNPSTLANVYGEINRVVEENEEDEAPTLGYRDVERVLTESGETVDSEKVKSAFQTVTDNESYELKASNIVPKYNSKSIKINTKVANISISPQDLQFVKQVNYKGKRCIMIEVDEDAEIDGFKMLPEAFGDE comes from the coding sequence ATGGACAAAAAAGATATTGCCGGCATTCGCAAGCAAATGAAAGTGGACCATGATTTAATGAAGATATCTGACATCTTTAATGTATATATTATGAAAGAAACGACTGAGATTTTTCACCATCAAAGTCAGCCCTTTGAAATGCTCGACAGAGATCAACAAGAGCTATTTATGAATAATTTTAAAAAGGTTCTGACTGGTCAATTAGATGAGAAACTATTTGAACTAAAATTTCAACGTGAAGCCGAAAACCACACACAACTTATTTTACATAAAGGGCTTCTAAGCAGCGATGTCGAGGATTGGAAGCAACAAATGCTTCACATGACCGAAAAAATGATCCAGGACCAGCCTTATGAAAAGGATGTTGTTATCACCTTCATCCGAGCCGAATATTTAAAGCCAACGAAACGTAGGAACGAAGAAGCAGAGGAAAGTGAACGAGACACCGTTTATTCCCATCCCTTTATTCTTTGTAGCGTTAATAAAACGCAGGAACCTAAAAAAGAATGGCTTTTTGATTATGTAGAGAAAGAGTTCAAGTACAACATCGATGTGGATCCGGTCATTGACCTGAACACCCCAATGGGAGGCTTTCTTTTTCCTACCTTCACAAATCATACTGCAGATGTGAATCACATTCTTTACGCAGCAGGTAAAGCACATGAACCTGACCCACATTTCATCGAAGAAGTATTAAACGGTGAAGAACCGATGACAGCGAAAGAGGACAAAGCGGTATTTGAGGAAGTTATTAGAGGTGTAGTAGGAGATGAGCTCAATCCTTCAACCCTTGCCAATGTCTATGGAGAAATCAACCGTGTCGTCGAAGAAAATGAAGAAGATGAAGCTCCCACACTTGGCTATAGAGATGTGGAGCGTGTCTTAACGGAAAGCGGTGAGACTGTCGATTCGGAAAAAGTGAAAAGTGCTTTTCAAACCGTTACTGACAATGAATCTTACGAACTAAAAGCAAGCAACATTGTCCCTAAATACAATTCCAAATCAATAAAAATCAACACAAAAGTAGCCAACATCTCGATAAGCCCACAAGACTTGCAGTTCGTAAAACAAGTCAACTACAAAGGGAAACGCTGTATTATGATTGAAGTGGATGAAGATGCCGAGATTGATGGGTTTAAGATGTTACCAGAAGCTTTTGGGGATGAGTGA
- a CDS encoding formate/nitrite transporter family protein translates to MEQEAINKVIHAAKRKKIMLDETPQQYIVRAALAGVYIGFAVVLSFTLAQPFFEQHAASTYFINAIFFGVAFCLIVYGDSELFTSNTLYMTVSSLTKETSWFDTLKVWTYCYAGNVIGLLFFAGMIYFTGLFQSIVPEDSFLISIAEKKMNLPTSMLFTRAILANWLVCLAIWIPLHVKDDVSKIMLMILIVFTFFISGYEHSIANIGLFSIALSSPHTAMVSMEGFVHNIVPVTLGNVVGGGFFVGATYVYLNTKKSVVFQLDKVHAFEEKKHL, encoded by the coding sequence TTGGAACAAGAAGCAATCAATAAAGTGATACATGCGGCCAAGCGAAAAAAGATTATGTTGGATGAAACACCTCAACAATATATAGTGCGTGCGGCATTAGCCGGAGTCTATATAGGTTTTGCGGTGGTGTTGTCTTTTACATTGGCTCAGCCATTTTTTGAGCAGCATGCGGCATCGACTTATTTCATAAATGCCATATTCTTTGGAGTTGCCTTTTGCTTGATTGTGTATGGTGACTCTGAACTATTTACCTCGAACACACTATATATGACAGTTTCTTCTCTTACTAAAGAGACGAGTTGGTTCGATACGTTAAAAGTGTGGACCTATTGTTATGCTGGAAATGTAATTGGGTTACTATTTTTTGCAGGAATGATTTATTTTACTGGTCTCTTTCAATCCATTGTTCCTGAGGACTCATTCCTCATCAGTATTGCTGAAAAAAAGATGAACCTACCAACCTCCATGTTGTTTACACGCGCCATTTTAGCGAATTGGCTCGTTTGCTTAGCTATTTGGATTCCTTTGCATGTGAAAGATGATGTTTCTAAAATTATGCTGATGATATTAATTGTATTTACCTTCTTTATTTCTGGCTATGAGCACAGCATTGCTAATATTGGATTGTTCTCTATAGCACTGTCCTCCCCACATACAGCAATGGTTAGTATGGAGGGATTTGTTCATAATATTGTTCCGGTTACCTTAGGAAATGTCGTTGGTGGGGGCTTTTTCGTTGGTGCGACATACGTCTATTTAAATACCAAAAAATCAGTTGTATTTCAGCTCGATAAAGTTCACGCTTTTGAAGAGAAAAAACATTTATAA
- a CDS encoding MarR family winged helix-turn-helix transcriptional regulator produces MTNSYQEQQKIILQLNDIYKQMSPKFERCTGISQSRLELLHKLMEVDEINQTALKQQVHIDSAAVTRHLKQLEEKGIVSRRKSSEDNRITFVKLTGEGRKKIEWYCKEKEDFISKVFDGFTEEERTVLTELLSKVQYNVNKIEN; encoded by the coding sequence TTGACTAATTCCTATCAAGAACAACAGAAGATTATTCTTCAACTAAATGATATTTATAAGCAAATGAGCCCTAAGTTTGAGCGCTGTACTGGTATTAGTCAGTCTCGATTAGAGCTTTTGCATAAGTTGATGGAAGTAGACGAAATCAATCAGACCGCGCTAAAGCAACAGGTTCATATAGATAGTGCCGCTGTGACAAGGCACTTGAAGCAACTCGAAGAAAAAGGGATTGTTTCCCGTCGGAAAAGCTCTGAAGATAACCGGATTACGTTTGTTAAGTTAACAGGTGAAGGCCGGAAGAAGATCGAGTGGTATTGCAAGGAAAAAGAAGATTTTATTTCTAAAGTCTTTGACGGATTCACGGAAGAAGAACGTACGGTTTTGACCGAGTTATTAAGCAAAGTTCAATACAATGTAAATAAGATAGAAAACTAA
- a CDS encoding nitroreductase family protein: protein MTQATVNDFNHIITGRRSIRNYDPSVKISREEMEEILSEATLAPSSVNLQPWRFVVIDSEEGKETLKPLAMFNQTQVETSAAMVAVFVDMNSTEYLETIYNQAVDEGKMPAEVRDRQVPAIQGLIEQLTEEQYREMNVIDAGLVSMQFMLAARAHGYDTNPIGGFEKDKIAEALDLDKERYHPIMLLSIGKAAEDGYESVRLPVDTVTEWK from the coding sequence ATGACACAAGCTACAGTAAACGATTTTAATCACATCATCACGGGTCGTCGTTCGATTCGGAACTATGACCCTTCCGTAAAAATAAGTAGGGAAGAAATGGAAGAAATTCTAAGCGAGGCAACACTTGCTCCATCTTCAGTAAATTTACAGCCATGGCGTTTCGTAGTTATTGATAGCGAAGAAGGGAAAGAGACGCTTAAACCATTAGCGATGTTTAACCAGACACAAGTAGAAACGTCCGCTGCCATGGTGGCAGTTTTTGTTGATATGAACAGTACAGAATATCTAGAAACAATCTACAACCAAGCAGTTGATGAGGGTAAAATGCCTGCTGAAGTAAGGGACCGTCAAGTACCTGCCATTCAAGGTCTGATTGAGCAATTAACAGAAGAGCAGTACCGTGAAATGAATGTCATTGACGCTGGTTTGGTGTCTATGCAATTTATGCTAGCAGCTCGTGCACATGGTTATGATACCAACCCAATTGGTGGTTTCGAGAAGGACAAAATCGCAGAAGCCCTCGATTTGGATAAAGAACGTTACCACCCTATTATGTTACTTTCTATTGGAAAAGCAGCAGAAGACGGTTATGAATCCGTACGCTTACCAGTTGATACGGTTACAGAGTGGAAATAA
- a CDS encoding putative quinol monooxygenase — MIITHAHFQIDPTKEQEFLEEIRSLIEKSRVEEGNISYNLMKDIEKENTYTMVEVWEDQESVERHGNSSHFTAFVEKAPQFLTAPLQIESYEGQKLER; from the coding sequence ATGATCATCACGCATGCACATTTTCAAATCGATCCAACAAAAGAACAAGAATTCTTAGAAGAAATTCGTTCCCTTATTGAGAAATCAAGAGTAGAAGAGGGGAATATATCGTATAATCTTATGAAAGATATCGAAAAGGAAAACACGTACACGATGGTCGAAGTGTGGGAAGACCAAGAATCTGTTGAGCGACATGGTAACAGCAGTCATTTTACAGCTTTTGTTGAAAAAGCTCCGCAGTTCTTAACAGCGCCACTTCAAATTGAATCGTATGAAGGACAGAAGTTGGAAAGATAA
- a CDS encoding Ger(x)C family spore germination protein has translation MKRLILPCLCIVMLLSGCWDLKELEHDIYITALGIDFKDDQMHVYIKTLPLHNIGKTEGGGGDSEEAPVFIGHGIGDSFDSASDNIYFTSQHRVSWSHIEHIIFSTKALEKKGLVEDVMDVLNRYAETRSATWMYGTTTDLAELFQGKPILDLSPYYSKENNPLNVYKQFSFVRPKTIREFLIEKYEPGNMVVFPIIDLNTIQWQRDSNPHPIQEWSGLAVMDFNSLKGTFTLDEMKGIRWMQPSTQRSTVFLKTDGSPYLSFVANDPKVDITPELNGGIPHFTIKVTLTGMIIENPKNIPVEKVKEKAEKAIEGEIRSTYMKAVEKQADIYHLGYKLFKKFPKEFKEQNLGEQDWLTENTIESLNVEVTIQTGGKVKLGRTKFKEQMD, from the coding sequence ATGAAACGATTGATTCTTCCTTGTTTATGTATTGTCATGCTTCTTTCAGGTTGCTGGGATCTCAAAGAATTAGAACATGATATCTATATTACAGCTTTAGGCATAGATTTCAAAGATGATCAAATGCATGTGTATATCAAAACACTCCCCCTTCATAATATCGGTAAAACGGAAGGCGGGGGTGGTGACTCAGAAGAAGCTCCTGTATTTATTGGGCATGGAATTGGGGATTCATTTGATAGCGCGAGTGATAATATTTATTTTACGTCCCAACACCGTGTATCATGGTCCCACATTGAACATATCATCTTTTCCACCAAGGCCCTTGAGAAAAAGGGATTGGTGGAAGATGTGATGGATGTATTAAACAGATATGCTGAAACACGTAGTGCCACCTGGATGTATGGTACTACAACCGATCTCGCAGAATTGTTTCAGGGAAAGCCTATTTTAGATTTATCCCCATATTACTCTAAGGAAAATAACCCTTTAAATGTTTATAAACAATTTTCTTTTGTAAGACCAAAAACAATACGGGAATTTTTAATTGAGAAGTATGAACCAGGAAATATGGTGGTCTTCCCTATCATTGATTTAAATACAATTCAATGGCAAAGAGATAGCAATCCTCATCCAATACAGGAATGGTCTGGGTTAGCAGTTATGGATTTTAACTCATTAAAGGGCACCTTTACACTTGATGAAATGAAGGGAATCCGATGGATGCAACCATCCACTCAGAGATCAACTGTTTTTTTGAAAACAGATGGATCTCCATATCTTTCATTTGTAGCTAATGATCCTAAAGTTGACATTACACCTGAGCTAAACGGTGGCATCCCACACTTTACAATAAAGGTTACTCTTACAGGAATGATAATTGAGAATCCTAAAAATATACCCGTTGAAAAGGTCAAAGAGAAAGCAGAAAAAGCCATTGAAGGTGAGATTCGTTCTACTTATATGAAAGCTGTAGAGAAGCAAGCAGACATTTACCATCTAGGGTATAAACTATTTAAAAAGTTTCCAAAAGAATTTAAAGAACAAAATCTGGGTGAACAAGATTGGCTTACAGAAAACACAATTGAGTCACTCAATGTAGAAGTAACGATTCAAACAGGTGGTAAAGTGAAGCTAGGACGAACCAAATTTAAAGAACAAATGGACTAA
- a CDS encoding spore germination protein encodes MRFRRKQKRKSESSHQSSNQQIATLTVEAMRELFDGCADVKFYDIATQAGVFTAIMCDELYNEEQLFDQILKPLQTIQNNHNELEKELNYIFRENSLSLHKKVYTEQILTAVFTGHVIVLHEERSSIWEVQVVCHPKRQVEEPKTEISIRGSREGFVEEVSVNMALVRKRIPSKTLKMIKYEIGERTKTKVMLLYLEDVTNSETVEEAKSRLEKLKVDGLVSNLQLEELIVDTKKPLFPLFVYTGRPDFVVDSLLHGRFAILMDGAPTALIAPVNLLFVLKTAEDNEVSSIFVAFERLLRYMALYFALFLPAFWIALLSYHPDQLPFTLLATAALSREGVPLPAPLECFFMLLLFEIFREAGVRLPMAVGQILSVVGGIIIGQAAIAAGFTAPGILVVNAVALVSTFTLINQSLTSLVGILRLIILLITSFLGMFGFFLCIFAVIGYLANLRSFGVPYLAPLSPTRPKEIPQALWNPRDVVQNRPKMLKTPDKTRQGRKKK; translated from the coding sequence ATGAGATTTCGCCGAAAACAGAAAAGAAAATCGGAATCATCCCATCAATCCTCTAATCAACAAATCGCCACCCTTACTGTGGAAGCCATGAGGGAATTATTTGATGGCTGCGCAGATGTGAAATTTTATGATATCGCGACTCAAGCAGGCGTTTTCACAGCGATTATGTGTGACGAATTATATAATGAGGAACAACTTTTCGATCAAATTTTAAAACCTTTACAAACCATACAAAATAATCATAATGAACTTGAAAAGGAACTTAATTACATTTTTCGTGAAAACTCACTTTCACTTCACAAGAAGGTCTATACCGAGCAAATCCTAACAGCAGTTTTCACAGGTCATGTCATAGTACTTCATGAAGAACGTTCCTCCATTTGGGAAGTGCAAGTAGTCTGCCATCCCAAAAGACAGGTAGAAGAACCTAAAACCGAAATATCCATTCGAGGTTCACGAGAAGGTTTTGTTGAAGAAGTTAGTGTGAACATGGCTCTTGTACGTAAACGTATCCCGAGTAAGACATTAAAGATGATTAAATACGAGATTGGAGAACGAACCAAAACGAAAGTGATGTTACTATACTTAGAAGATGTCACGAATAGTGAAACAGTAGAAGAAGCCAAGTCTCGACTAGAAAAGTTAAAGGTGGATGGGTTAGTAAGTAATCTTCAGCTAGAAGAATTGATTGTTGATACAAAGAAACCACTTTTTCCATTATTTGTATACACCGGCCGACCTGACTTTGTGGTGGATAGCCTGCTGCATGGTCGCTTTGCTATTCTCATGGATGGTGCTCCTACGGCGTTGATAGCTCCTGTTAACTTATTATTTGTATTAAAAACAGCAGAAGATAATGAGGTTTCTTCCATTTTTGTTGCTTTTGAGCGTTTATTACGTTATATGGCCTTATATTTCGCCTTATTTTTACCTGCCTTCTGGATTGCCCTTCTTAGTTATCATCCAGACCAGCTTCCATTTACTTTATTAGCAACAGCTGCTCTTTCAAGGGAAGGGGTCCCTTTACCTGCTCCATTAGAATGTTTTTTCATGCTATTACTTTTTGAAATTTTTCGAGAAGCTGGGGTCAGATTACCCATGGCTGTAGGACAGATATTATCCGTTGTAGGGGGAATCATTATCGGCCAGGCAGCCATTGCTGCAGGCTTTACTGCGCCTGGCATACTTGTTGTGAATGCTGTAGCACTTGTTTCCACATTCACATTAATCAACCAGTCTCTTACTAGTCTGGTAGGAATATTACGACTCATTATCCTATTGATTACCTCTTTCCTTGGAATGTTCGGTTTTTTCCTATGTATATTTGCCGTCATTGGTTATCTTGCGAATTTACGTTCTTTTGGTGTTCCATATCTAGCCCCGTTATCACCAACACGACCTAAAGAGATTCCTCAAGCATTATGGAACCCAAGAGATGTTGTTCAGAATCGACCAAAAATGTTGAAAACACCAGATAAAACAAGACAAGGGAGGAAGAAAAAATGA
- a CDS encoding endospore germination permease, translated as MRNEPISFLQLVFLIMMSTGFYNHVILSAIINEGGRGAWIGALMSLIPITIFLSIIYFIQVKTKNKSIVSYFEVCFGKIGSKFLLLPIIIYFLLQAYITFFDTITWTNVSYLPNTPELVLSISSILVIGLFLKGGIQSITIISGILLPVVVILGLFVSFSNMPNKNYSLLFPPFINGWDPILKSFFYSLSGSVDLIILFFLQDKLKQKASYWKYLIIGLLLTNLLLAPITGGIALFGPEINSQLRYPAYEQWRVVTIGNYISHVDYLTIYQWLSGAVVRIALMIILIPELFAIKKAKTKSKVHLAILIGLVLSLLLPISDIDFYTFIKELFLPVMIICMSIYFFIFVAVVTWVNRRQKI; from the coding sequence ATGCGAAACGAACCCATTTCCTTTCTACAGTTAGTTTTTCTGATTATGATGAGTACTGGCTTTTATAATCATGTGATCTTGAGTGCTATTATTAATGAAGGTGGCCGGGGGGCTTGGATTGGGGCTTTAATGAGCCTCATTCCTATTACAATCTTTCTTTCCATCATTTACTTCATTCAAGTGAAAACAAAAAATAAATCCATTGTTTCATATTTTGAGGTTTGTTTTGGGAAAATAGGATCCAAGTTCCTGTTACTACCGATTATCATTTACTTTCTATTACAAGCATATATCACCTTTTTTGATACGATTACTTGGACGAATGTTTCTTACCTTCCTAATACACCTGAATTGGTCTTAAGCATTAGCTCCATTTTGGTTATTGGATTATTTCTTAAAGGGGGCATTCAATCCATAACAATTATTAGTGGGATACTCTTACCTGTAGTAGTCATATTAGGCTTGTTTGTGTCATTTTCTAATATGCCTAACAAAAATTATAGTCTCTTATTCCCGCCCTTTATTAACGGATGGGATCCTATTTTGAAAAGCTTTTTTTACAGTTTGTCTGGAAGTGTAGACTTAATTATTCTGTTCTTCCTTCAAGATAAGCTAAAACAAAAAGCGTCTTATTGGAAGTATCTCATTATAGGATTGTTACTAACTAATTTATTGCTGGCTCCTATAACAGGTGGAATCGCTTTGTTCGGTCCAGAAATTAATTCTCAATTACGATATCCAGCTTATGAACAATGGAGGGTTGTAACAATCGGAAATTATATTAGTCATGTGGACTATTTAACCATTTATCAATGGTTATCAGGTGCTGTTGTTCGGATTGCCTTAATGATTATATTAATTCCTGAACTTTTTGCAATTAAGAAGGCAAAAACAAAATCCAAAGTTCACCTCGCTATTCTTATTGGATTAGTACTATCTCTCTTACTTCCAATCTCGGATATTGACTTCTATACCTTCATAAAAGAGCTATTTCTGCCTGTAATGATTATATGTATGAGCATCTACTTTTTTATTTTTGTAGCCGTCGTAACCTGGGTAAATAGGAGGCAAAAGATATGA
- a CDS encoding calcium/sodium antiporter — protein MVYIFLVVGFVLLIKGANLFVDGSSNIARSFQVSPLLIGLTIVAFGTSSPEATVSIIAALEENAGVALGNVVGSNILNITLVVGVAAFIYPLKVESETIRKEIPFTLLASVALLILISDVLLQTVSENLLTRGDGFIIMLFFMIFLYYIFEVARNSREKVKSETKVKDSSSWKKNIIYTIGGLVGIIFGGELVVKNATEIAFSFGMSETLIGLTIVAIGTSLPELITSITAALKKESEIALGNIVGSNIFNILFVLGVTAVIHPLAVNGKIIIDIIIMILLTGTLLLFSRTNYKIGKFEGMFLVIVYIIYMIFIIIRN, from the coding sequence ATGGTTTATATCTTTTTGGTTGTGGGCTTTGTATTACTAATAAAAGGTGCAAATTTATTTGTTGATGGATCTTCCAATATTGCACGCTCCTTTCAAGTTTCTCCATTGTTAATAGGTTTGACAATAGTAGCATTTGGAACAAGTTCTCCTGAAGCAACAGTAAGTATAATTGCCGCATTGGAAGAAAATGCTGGAGTTGCTCTTGGGAATGTCGTGGGCAGCAATATTTTAAATATCACTTTAGTAGTGGGAGTGGCTGCTTTCATTTATCCCTTGAAAGTAGAAAGTGAAACCATTAGGAAAGAAATACCTTTTACATTGTTAGCAAGCGTTGCTTTGCTGATTTTAATTAGTGATGTGTTACTTCAAACGGTTTCCGAAAACCTTCTTACAAGAGGCGACGGCTTTATCATCATGTTATTTTTCATGATTTTCTTATACTATATCTTTGAAGTGGCAAGGAATAGTAGGGAAAAGGTAAAATCGGAGACCAAGGTTAAGGATTCGAGTTCATGGAAAAAGAACATTATTTATACAATAGGTGGCCTTGTTGGAATCATTTTTGGTGGGGAGTTAGTTGTGAAAAATGCCACTGAAATTGCGTTTTCCTTTGGTATGAGTGAAACGTTAATTGGGCTAACAATTGTAGCAATTGGTACGTCGTTACCAGAATTAATAACATCTATTACTGCTGCATTAAAGAAAGAAAGTGAAATAGCTTTAGGGAATATAGTGGGGAGTAATATATTTAACATTTTATTTGTACTAGGCGTTACTGCTGTCATTCACCCACTTGCTGTTAATGGTAAGATTATTATTGATATTATAATTATGATTTTATTAACCGGAACATTGCTGCTCTTTTCAAGAACAAATTATAAAATTGGAAAGTTTGAAGGTATGTTTCTAGTTATTGTATATATTATTTACATGATTTTCATCATTATAAGGAATTAA
- a CDS encoding EAL domain-containing protein has translation MGNQLVYLLLGSIITVSLINLIMFVTRSKWKERFNEISLSFILASLCGFTITIIPTMALVIQGVIELSLGNILPFLLHCLYSLTLFFITFLIMGFFGKKKINADHLQKRNVHIHLILSVVVSSFILVFTYYITLSHTPTLILKKDNSFYSLLLLIGTIYTTIRIFEHIQMDQSLLGREVSLIKNISLFAMISIAICSVVYCFIDGLFLHNSFLMNTIEASSVLLLFLITITYIEDQFTHQQEKLKEKHTELKVQEQHYRSLFDYNPDAIYTLDLKGNFTAFNPSAVPLTGYSLEELYKRKIKDLIVPEEIPYVLEKYENVKQGNTANFETAILTKDHTIVNLDITAFTIKVDNKITGVYGIAQDITAEKQAQEQIEYLAYHDELTGLLNRRRIKNEMESLIEKDGEQLATIVIDVDLFKDINDHLGHTYGDHLLQLVAKRMQEAIGERGFIARLGGDEFLICIPSIENHEEVRNEITSIQDSMKDIFILGEYYKEISLSIGVSFYPKDGKDFNTLIRHADMAMYEVKRDGRDSYMEYSPSFAEKNVSKIVLFEDLKKAIEENQLLLHFQPKYGLAHNQIEGVETLVRWKHPEKGMISPGEFIPLAEESDLIIQLGNWVLKEACYQYKVWEQQSYINFHLSINISPKQFLHPDFTDNIIQVLEETGMSPLKLDLEITESLAIENTESTIEKIQILKQYGIQISMDDFGTGYTSLSYLSMFPLDRIKIDRSFIQYLPDNKDHKAIVQSILTVAKNLNIRVTAEGVETQAQLALLHQLQCEEVQGFYFSKPVPPDSLLAHWNAQLMSM, from the coding sequence ATGGGTAACCAACTCGTTTATTTACTACTAGGATCCATAATAACCGTTAGTCTTATAAATCTAATCATGTTTGTAACCCGTAGCAAATGGAAAGAAAGATTTAATGAAATCTCCCTTTCTTTCATTCTAGCTAGTTTATGTGGCTTCACGATAACTATCATCCCTACGATGGCTCTAGTAATTCAGGGAGTGATTGAGTTATCCTTAGGAAATATTCTTCCATTTTTACTCCACTGCCTTTATTCCCTAACCCTATTTTTTATAACATTTTTAATCATGGGCTTCTTCGGTAAGAAAAAAATAAATGCAGACCATTTACAAAAACGAAATGTACATATCCATTTAATATTGAGCGTTGTGGTAAGTTCTTTTATATTAGTATTTACGTATTATATAACACTCTCTCATACCCCTACACTCATACTAAAAAAAGACAATAGTTTTTACTCTCTCCTTTTATTAATTGGGACCATTTATACAACCATAAGGATATTTGAGCATATACAGATGGACCAATCATTGCTTGGCCGAGAGGTGTCATTAATAAAAAATATTTCATTATTTGCTATGATTAGCATAGCCATCTGCTCAGTCGTCTACTGCTTTATAGATGGTTTATTCCTTCATAATAGTTTTCTTATGAATACAATTGAAGCAAGTAGTGTATTACTTTTATTTTTAATTACCATCACTTATATCGAAGATCAATTTACCCATCAGCAGGAAAAATTAAAAGAAAAACATACAGAACTAAAAGTACAAGAACAACATTATCGTTCCCTTTTTGACTATAATCCTGACGCTATTTACACCTTGGACCTAAAAGGGAATTTCACTGCATTTAATCCTTCCGCCGTTCCTCTTACAGGGTATAGCTTAGAAGAATTATATAAACGTAAAATCAAAGACCTTATTGTGCCAGAAGAAATCCCTTACGTCTTAGAAAAATACGAAAACGTAAAACAAGGCAATACAGCCAATTTTGAAACGGCTATCCTTACCAAAGACCATACCATTGTGAATCTGGATATTACCGCCTTTACTATAAAAGTAGATAACAAGATTACAGGTGTATATGGTATTGCACAAGACATCACAGCAGAAAAACAAGCCCAAGAACAAATTGAGTACTTAGCTTATCATGATGAGCTAACGGGATTATTAAATCGCAGAAGGATCAAAAATGAGATGGAAAGTCTTATTGAAAAGGATGGGGAACAATTAGCGACCATAGTCATTGACGTTGATCTGTTTAAAGATATCAATGACCACCTTGGGCATACGTACGGCGATCACCTATTACAATTAGTAGCAAAGAGAATGCAGGAAGCGATTGGTGAGCGCGGTTTTATTGCACGATTAGGTGGAGATGAATTCTTAATCTGCATCCCTTCTATTGAAAATCATGAAGAGGTCAGAAACGAGATAACTTCCATTCAAGATAGTATGAAAGACATTTTTATCCTTGGAGAATATTATAAAGAAATTTCCTTAAGTATAGGTGTTTCTTTTTATCCTAAAGACGGCAAAGATTTTAATACACTTATTCGACATGCGGATATGGCTATGTATGAGGTGAAAAGGGACGGACGAGATAGCTATATGGAATATTCTCCATCCTTCGCAGAAAAGAATGTTTCCAAGATCGTTCTGTTCGAGGACCTAAAAAAGGCAATCGAAGAAAATCAATTGCTCCTTCATTTTCAACCTAAGTATGGACTAGCTCACAATCAAATCGAAGGGGTTGAGACACTTGTTCGATGGAAACATCCTGAAAAAGGAATGATTAGCCCTGGAGAATTCATCCCTCTCGCTGAAGAAAGTGATTTAATTATTCAACTAGGCAATTGGGTATTAAAAGAAGCATGTTATCAATATAAAGTTTGGGAGCAACAATCATACATTAATTTCCATCTATCCATCAACATCTCACCAAAACAGTTTCTTCACCCAGATTTCACAGATAATATCATCCAAGTGTTAGAGGAAACAGGTATGTCTCCGTTAAAGTTAGATTTAGAAATCACAGAATCACTAGCCATTGAAAATACAGAATCTACGATAGAAAAGATACAAATCTTAAAACAATACGGTATTCAAATTTCCATGGATGACTTTGGAACTGGATACACCTCCCTGAGTTACCTATCTATGTTCCCATTAGACCGTATCAAAATTGACCGTTCCTTTATTCAATATTTACCAGATAATAAAGACCACAAAGCTATCGTTCAATCGATTCTAACCGTTGCCAAAAATTTAAATATTAGAGTAACAGCAGAGGGAGTTGAAACACAAGCACAACTAGCTCTTCTCCATCAATTACAATGTGAAGAAGTACAAGGCTTCTATTTTAGCAAACCCGTTCCACCTGACTCTCTCTTAGCACATTGGAATGCCCAATTGATGAGTATGTGA